From the Clostridium sp. Marseille-P299 genome, one window contains:
- a CDS encoding leucine-rich repeat domain-containing protein, with product MNRNYFKRFKNNSLKQPMKSLVTLCICMILIATCIMQPLPVLADESTSNDNAAAKSTVRTKNQGVLHAFYPANATFSEKMQTYIDNLDSISFAWSRIDAKDSSSLNTVKGKNGNYGFYYPNDYLKPLEYAKSQGKSIQLSIYMDGSDCVKLLPEESSRSAMVSAIVNAMQEDLSLGSGLYYDGAVIDFEGLRNTDGNNKSILYYGKPISDYYIQFLRELKNEFDLIGKKLYVAVNPGLYYDGYDYTNILTIADRVILMAHDYEPTGKLQKYQIEQYTGYDVLEPINSLAPIEMVRKALNEIQSAATDSTQLSKVWLQITFDAAQWQFDVKSAKDWETLADTTLSRSKRLTPLYKSIKERVDNTDGNGVNISYGYNNELQSPYIQYYNKADKSYNVIIYEDSNSISAKIDLARTYNLGGISLWSLSNLPDYNDTTGKKFYLNGWDTIISKMISYDKLPTGSSKYVSFTDATVEKAIREKLGKASGKISTYELQNIYRLKLSTGVKSLKDLSKLTNLEYLDASGLNIKDITAIGKLTKLRVLYLQRNAISNITALKNLKDLEVLSLNGNQLVYINTLTSLTKLQKLYLRENKIINITALNKLTNLETLELGKNSIQKIDSLKKLKNLKYLALDNNQVSDLSALKALTNITYLDLSNNKISSIKAIKSLSGLESLYLQRNTISDISTVSAFKKLKSLSLNGNNISDLKPLAKLTLLEKLYLKDNKVKSIASLKGLVNLNELYLSGNAITNYSAVKAVYNKKGFLCDFKIN from the coding sequence ATGAATAGGAATTATTTTAAACGATTTAAAAATAATAGTTTAAAGCAGCCGATGAAAAGCTTAGTCACATTGTGCATTTGTATGATATTAATAGCAACATGCATCATGCAGCCATTACCTGTTCTAGCAGATGAAAGCACCTCAAATGACAATGCAGCAGCTAAGAGCACAGTGAGAACTAAGAATCAAGGTGTGCTTCATGCATTTTACCCTGCAAATGCAACATTTTCTGAGAAGATGCAAACATACATAGATAATTTAGACTCCATAAGTTTTGCATGGAGCAGGATAGATGCTAAAGATTCAAGTAGTTTAAATACTGTAAAAGGAAAGAATGGAAACTATGGTTTTTATTATCCGAACGATTATTTAAAACCGTTAGAATATGCAAAGAGCCAGGGAAAATCAATCCAGTTAAGTATTTATATGGATGGTAGCGATTGTGTGAAATTACTACCTGAAGAGAGTAGCCGCTCAGCCATGGTATCAGCAATAGTAAATGCGATGCAGGAGGATCTTTCTCTGGGAAGTGGCCTTTATTATGATGGTGCAGTCATTGATTTTGAAGGACTTCGTAATACGGATGGAAATAATAAATCTATTCTTTATTATGGAAAGCCAATCAGCGATTATTATATTCAGTTTTTAAGAGAACTAAAAAATGAATTTGACCTCATAGGGAAAAAGCTATACGTAGCAGTAAATCCAGGATTGTATTATGATGGTTATGATTATACAAATATCCTTACTATCGCAGACCGTGTAATTCTTATGGCTCATGATTATGAACCAACTGGGAAACTTCAAAAATATCAGATTGAACAGTATACAGGCTATGATGTATTAGAACCAATTAATAGTTTAGCACCTATAGAAATGGTAAGAAAAGCTTTAAATGAAATACAGAGTGCAGCAACAGATTCTACGCAACTTTCCAAGGTATGGTTACAGATTACTTTTGACGCTGCTCAGTGGCAGTTTGATGTTAAAAGTGCAAAGGATTGGGAGACTCTAGCAGATACGACCTTAAGTAGAAGTAAAAGACTTACGCCATTATATAAATCAATTAAGGAACGTGTGGACAATACGGATGGTAATGGAGTGAATATAAGTTATGGGTACAATAATGAATTACAAAGCCCATATATTCAGTATTATAATAAAGCAGATAAGTCGTATAATGTGATAATCTATGAGGATAGTAATAGTATCAGCGCAAAAATTGATTTAGCAAGAACTTATAACCTTGGTGGTATCTCACTTTGGAGTCTTTCAAATCTACCAGATTATAATGATACAACAGGGAAGAAGTTCTATCTAAATGGATGGGATACAATAATCTCTAAAATGATTTCTTATGATAAATTACCAACGGGAAGCAGTAAATATGTAAGTTTTACGGATGCTACAGTAGAAAAGGCAATACGAGAAAAACTTGGTAAAGCATCTGGTAAAATATCAACATATGAGTTACAAAACATTTATCGACTTAAGTTATCTACGGGAGTTAAGAGTCTAAAAGATTTAAGTAAGCTTACAAACCTAGAATATTTGGATGCTAGCGGATTAAACATAAAAGACATAACAGCGATAGGTAAGCTTACTAAACTAAGAGTACTTTACCTTCAGCGAAATGCAATTTCAAATATAACTGCCTTAAAAAATTTAAAAGATTTAGAGGTACTATCACTAAACGGGAATCAGTTAGTTTATATCAATACACTAACTTCTTTAACTAAGTTACAAAAATTATATCTACGTGAAAATAAGATTATAAATATAACTGCTTTAAATAAACTAACTAACTTAGAAACTTTGGAACTTGGGAAAAACAGCATACAGAAAATAGATAGTTTGAAAAAATTAAAAAACCTGAAGTACTTAGCACTGGATAACAATCAAGTTTCTGATCTTTCAGCTTTAAAGGCCTTGACGAATATAACGTATCTAGACTTATCAAACAATAAAATTTCGTCTATAAAGGCGATAAAAAGTCTAAGTGGACTTGAGAGTTTATATTTGCAAAGAAATACAATCAGTGATATTAGTACGGTTTCAGCTTTTAAAAAGTTAAAATCATTATCACTGAATGGAAATAATATTTCAGATCTGAAACCTTTGGCAAAACTTACTCTTTTAGAAAAGCTTTATTTAAAGGATAATAAAGTTAAAAGTATTGCCTCTTTAAAGGGGCTTGTAAATCTAAATGAGTTATATCTGTCGGGCAATGCAATTACGAATTACAGTGCTGTCAAAGCAGTATATAATAAAAAGGGTTTTTTATGTGATTTTAAAATTAACTAA
- a CDS encoding helix-turn-helix transcriptional regulator yields MDYSILILSVCTYVENRVKSEINPIDLENAVGYSYSHVRKAFKENMQISIGRYILLRKLNYAAFDLIHTDHSLLSIASEYGFEQYDAFTRAFKREIGLLPREFRRQRLRAGRRLIASGVYAPAILELPSPLQTKSEVVMKQIEKDSCILLGIPKVEYKWEECTPFPSCLKSCLNYMGQDINYGYLMAASGAAFRLRFNKKFWDGGNVDIVYIYEDGTEAFKRSFQAAGRNYKFLMRKDSNKQGFIDFIKEEINQGRPVISLGIIGPPEACIIAGYQENGEILLGWNFFQHRSEYNNGVSFHETGYFMFDKWWENTCTSMLMSIGETESAMINDKSILQNAIDIENRTSIDWKDDALGSEIACGQEAYEIWGKWTTDDKQFDKNITLPLLTERFMCQMDAQTMTGEGRFYAAEYLKSVGKRQQNVIDLCLEAADYFSKVSYIGSRKMNEVLGRHENQEILLRHYAKPETRKELVKLIDEAAKNEAKAMEIIERIIENLSE; encoded by the coding sequence ATGGATTATTCAATATTGATTTTATCAGTATGCACCTACGTTGAAAACCGAGTGAAGTCTGAAATCAATCCTATTGATTTAGAAAATGCGGTAGGTTATTCTTATTCCCATGTCAGAAAAGCATTTAAAGAGAATATGCAAATTTCAATTGGCAGGTACATTCTTTTAAGAAAACTTAATTATGCAGCGTTTGACCTGATTCATACAGATCATAGTCTACTTAGTATTGCTTCAGAATATGGATTCGAGCAATATGATGCTTTCACTCGTGCATTTAAAAGAGAAATCGGTTTACTTCCCCGTGAGTTTCGCAGACAAAGATTACGGGCGGGTAGACGTCTAATAGCCTCAGGTGTGTATGCACCCGCAATACTTGAACTTCCATCTCCTTTACAAACAAAATCGGAGGTAGTTATGAAACAAATTGAAAAAGATAGTTGTATTCTTCTAGGAATACCTAAAGTTGAGTATAAATGGGAAGAATGTACTCCTTTTCCATCATGTTTAAAATCGTGTTTAAACTATATGGGCCAGGACATCAATTACGGATACTTAATGGCAGCTTCTGGAGCGGCATTTCGCCTACGCTTTAATAAAAAATTCTGGGATGGTGGTAATGTTGATATCGTTTATATTTATGAGGATGGGACAGAAGCGTTTAAACGTTCTTTTCAAGCGGCTGGACGCAATTATAAATTCTTAATGCGGAAAGATAGTAATAAACAAGGCTTTATCGATTTTATAAAAGAAGAAATTAATCAAGGTCGTCCTGTAATATCCCTTGGAATTATAGGCCCTCCTGAAGCTTGCATTATCGCAGGTTATCAAGAGAATGGAGAAATCTTATTAGGCTGGAATTTTTTCCAACACCGCTCTGAATATAACAATGGGGTTTCTTTTCATGAAACTGGATATTTTATGTTCGATAAATGGTGGGAAAATACATGCACTTCTATGCTTATGTCCATTGGGGAAACCGAAAGTGCAATGATAAATGATAAAAGTATCTTGCAAAATGCGATTGATATTGAAAATAGAACATCAATTGATTGGAAAGATGATGCCTTGGGAAGTGAAATTGCATGTGGTCAAGAAGCTTATGAAATATGGGGCAAATGGACGACCGATGATAAACAGTTTGATAAGAATATCACCTTACCTTTACTAACAGAACGTTTTATGTGCCAAATGGATGCCCAAACCATGACCGGAGAAGGTCGTTTCTATGCTGCAGAATATTTAAAATCCGTTGGAAAGAGACAACAAAATGTAATTGATTTATGCCTTGAAGCAGCAGATTATTTTTCTAAAGTAAGTTACATCGGTTCTAGGAAAATGAATGAAGTTTTAGGTAGACACGAGAATCAAGAAATCCTATTAAGACACTATGCAAAACCTGAAACTCGAAAAGAGCTGGTTAAACTAATTGATGAGGCAGCAAAAAACGAAGCAAAAGCTATGGAAATTATAGAACGTATCATTGAAAATTTATCGGAATAA